The following is a genomic window from Rhodopirellula islandica.
CACGTGTTGATGGCTGATGGGGCAATCAAGTTCATCACCGAATCCATTGAGGCCGGGAACTTAGACAACCCAATGGTTCGCCAAGGTGGAAACGCAGCGAACTTCAACCAGCCCGGTGCAAAAAGCCCGTACGGTTTGTGGGGTGCATTGGGAACTCGAGCAGGCAAAGAAACGTTCGAAGCAGACTTCTAGGTCGACGGCCGTTCGCAATCGATTTTTAAATGAAACGCCTCGGGAACAACTCGTCCCGAGGCGTTCTGTCTACATCAAGCATGACGTAAAGAACAACGGCTTTCGAGAAGGTCCGATCCCTGTGTTTCTGGATCCAAACGTGCACGTTGAATCGAATGCCCTCCAAGCTCGTTCCATCCATTTGCCTTACTGACTAACGATTCTGTTACTTCATTCACCCTACTGAGAGAAACTCAATGACTCGATTTCTGACAATTGCTTTTTTGGCGACTTGCTTGACCACGGTTGGATGCGGAGGATCTGACGGCGGACTCGCGACCGACAACGCTGACGCCGATGCCATGGCGCAGTACGAGGCGGAACAAGCAAAGGCTCAACAAGACATGGAATCTGACTACGCAGACCAAAAGTAGAAATTTGCATTCAAGCCATTTTCGAGCGAGAAGAAGAAAGGGGTGCGAACCCTTTCTTGCAGACAGTCTTGCCCCATTCGGGGTTGTTGCTCTTTGATGGATTCATCTTTGCCGGGGCCGTCAGGCCCCGGTCTTTGATGCACTCCCTCCTCTGCCGAGGTCGTGCAGTTTTTAAGTGCCGATCCAGCAGTGACTTGTAGGACCTCGCTCGTTGTTGAGGCCGTGCAGTTTTTAGATGCTGTGTCAGTAGCGTCTTGAGAACCCCGCCCGACGAAGTTGGGAGGGGGCGGAAAGCAAGCGTTCAGCAAGATTTCCGGGGGAGGCATCACGCGCCGCCTCCCATGCCCGGCCCTCTCCCTTGCGAACGCCTGAACGGCGTCGCTCGACGTCCCCCCAAACTTCGTTTCGGGGGACGTGCAACATGCGGAAACTCGCTGAAAAGCGGCACCTATAAATTGCACGACCTCGCCAACGGGCGGGGGTCGCGAGATTTTGCGAGCAAGGGATTTAAAAAGCTGCTCGACCTCAGAAGGCCGACAGAGGAGCATCGCAGGTGGCGATGCGATCCCCGTGCGTGATGCGTTTCGTGGCGGTGGCTACGGGTTCGTTTCCGTTGGCAGGGATTCTTTCGTTTTCTGGATCACAGTTGGGATGTCGGTGCAGGCGACGTCGAGTCCCAAGCCGATGGCGAGGTAGTAATCCTCGACTCGGTGACCGGGCCAGCCATTGATTTTGTAGCCCAGTTCTTGAGCCTTCTTCACCATGTCACGTGAGGTGCCGGTGATCCGGCAGGCGATGTGCGTTGCTTGCAGTCGTTTGGCTCGCTCGATGAATTCGTCGGAAAGCGGTTGACTGGCGATGATTGCAGTCGGCCAATCGGCATCGAGTTGCCGCATCGTGACCAAGGGACGCTCGTCAAAGGAGGTGAAGAGATAGTCTGACCCTGCCGGTTTGTACTGCTTGGCCAAAGCATGCAGCTTCTGGCAATACTCCGAGACCCGTGCGTCGGGGTACAACGCCTTGTTCTTGGTCTTCATCTCCAGTTCCAAGTACACGCCTGGTTTGTCCTGGAAGTACTGCAGAAAATCCTCAAGCAACAGAAACGATTGCCCCTTCTTGGTTCGCACGCTGTTCAGTTCAGACGCCAGCATTTCTTCAACGGGGCCGCTGGCATCATGAGTTCGGTCGAGGCTGTCGTCGTGCAACAGAACCAACACGCCATCCTTGGTCATGCGGATGTCCGTTTCGAATCCGCGAATGCCTCGTTCGTAACAAGCTTGGAAGCCCTCCATGGTGTTTTCTTCGTACTCATGGGCGCCGCCGCGATGGGCCAGGATCAACGGCAACTGATCCGTGTCCTCGGCGTGACAGTTCCAACCCAACATCAGGCTGGCGAGCAGTTGGCACATCAAAACACAACGGAACATGGGAAGTCGATTCATTGAAGAGCAATCTCAATCCAAGGGAGGGAAGCATGACAGCAAGCCTTGAATCTAGCTTGGATGCAGAAGCCTATTCAACCCGCTGGTGAGAACTCGGGAAACGTGAATCGTGGGATGCTAGGATGAAAGTTTGATGAAGTCGGCAGGACGAAAACACTCGTGACAGGTCGGTGATGACAAAAGCAGACGACCGATCGGTGTCGCAGTTCTGACTGCGTGACTGCCACGTTTGTGCTCCCGGCGTTCCGGTGTTGTCTGGAGGAAAAGGGAGTTTGGTTGAGAAGCGGGCCTTGGGTTGAGATGCGTGCTGGCTGACAAATCGACCTTCTCTCGCGATGGACAAACGACTGGCGACCACGTGATGTTTTAGTTGTGAGCAAGGGGATCTTTCCACTCGCATGGATGCATTCGCTTTGTCCAAAATCAACGAGCCGGTTCGATCGATACCACTTCTCTAGCCGGTAGTGGCGGATCCAAAAGCTGCGGCTTCCCCGAGCGGTTCAATTTGCCGAGCCGGAAGATATGGTGAACGTTTGAATGGCCCTTGGCTGTACACCATCGATTCCCCTGGCGATGGCAAGCTTTGGAGGGCCCCCAATGGACTTAGCCTAAGCACGAAGCTGCGAGAGAATCATGAAGTTTTTTCGTTCGAAGGAACGCCGCCCCGCGTCCTCGTTCATTTTGCGTCGTCTGGAAGACCGCATTCTTTTTGACGCCGCCGTTGACGGTGGAGTCACCCCCGACCAGTACGACCCATCGGCTGCCCAAGCTGCAGTGGATACCAATGCAAGTTATGTCGAGGACGCTGCGTCAGTGTCGAACGACTTGTCCACCAATCAGAACGCGGACGCAGCGGCCGACGAGTCGGACGAATCCACACGTGAGTTGATCCTGGTCGATACCAGCGTGCAGGACTACGTCGTGATTGTTGACGATCTGTTGGCGAACGAAAACGGTTCCCGCACCTTTGAAATCGCGTTGCTCAGCACGGATGGCGATGGCGTCCAACAGATCACCGACATTCTGACAACGCGACAGGACCTCGATGCAATCCACTTGATCACGCATGGCGAAGACGCCGCGCTGCAGGTTGGCGACACTTGGCTGACGGCTGACAACCTCGACGCTTACGCAGGCGACATCGCTTCCTGGGGAAACGCGTTGACCTCGCAAGGTGACATTCTAATTTACGGATGTGATTTGGCGGACTCCGCTGAGGGGCAACAACTTGCCGATTCCATCGCGGCCCTGACCGGCGGCGACGTCGCTGCGAGCAACGACGACACGGGGTCCACTGACCACGATGCTGATTGGGAACTGGAATACCACCACGGCAATGTTGAAACCAGCGTGGCTGTTTCCGATGCATTGCAACAGTCCTACCGAGGCATTCTGGCGGTTGGTCCCGTCGTGTCGGTCGGTGCCGATCAAGAGGTGATGATCGGTCAAGAATTTTCCTTTGACGTGACTTTTGACAACACGGGCACGACCGCCGGATACGGTCCTTTCATTGATCTGGTCTTCCCTGCCAACGGCGCGGATGGCGCGGCGGGAACGGAGGCTCCCGATGGCATTGCATTCTCAAATGCAACGTACCTGGGACAACAATTGACGGTGACCAAGATCACGTTCCCGCCAAGCGGCGTGGTGGAACACCCGTACGCCGTTGATGCCGCGGGGGATCCGTTGTTGGTGACGGGGACACCCGGCGATCAACTGGTCGTCGTTGAATTGCCGTTCGGCAGTGTCACTCAAGACCAGCCAGAAGTCACGGTCCAGATCAATGCGTCGGTCAGTGAACTGGCTGACATGGGAACGCCTCTGAAAATCCAAGCACGTAGCGGTTTCCGGTTCGGTGACAGCCCTGTTGGAGGCGTTGCTTCGATTCTCAGTGACACGGATTCGGATGTCACTGACCCAGACAATGCGGGAACCAGCTGGTCAGAACAGCTGGCGATCACCCCGACGTTGATGTCGTTACGGACCGAGTACGTGGGTCCTGAGAATGAAACAGCGACCGGCCCCAACCACCAACGCCAATACCGTGCCATCGCAGACATTGCCGCCGGCCAAATCATCACGTCGTTGGACATCATCGATTCCCTGCCCGACAACATCGTCGTGACGGGCATCGACTCCGTCGTGGTCGGTGGCCAGACGCTCACGGGAGCCGACTACACGGACAATTTGGCTTCGCTGACCGGACCGGGTGCGAACGAGGAATTGGTGGTCACGATTAGCGACGACTACGACACCTTGGGTGGCGGAGTGGTTGGTACGACCAGCACCAGCGATGTGGAGGTGACGTTCAGTTTCTATGTCGCTGAGATGGACGCCGTTGGGGACGAAGTGATTGGCCCGACGGGGGAAGACGACACCATTGCGAACCCTGACAGTCGATCGATCAACGATGCGCGAGCGATCGGTGACTGGACTCCAATCGACACCCGCGACGCTGCCTCGGCAAACAATGCGGTCGCCGACGCGTCAGGAAGCGAACATATCCTGGATGACAAGGCCATCGCGATTCAGAAAACGGTCGCCATTGCGACCGACACGGGAGCAGCGGGAGCGACCCCTGGTGACACGCTGGAGTACACCCTGACGTTCCAGATCAGCGGCTACTTCACGTTCGGCAACATCGTCATCACCGACACATTCCAAGACGGGCAGGAATTCGATTTCACGTATGGTGCAACATTCGACATCATCGACAGCCAAGGCCACGTGACGGGCAATTTCACCGTTCGTGAAATCACGGATCCCGATGGCGGTGAACGTTTGGTGGTGGATCGGACACAGATCGATCGCACGGACGACGACGGGCCTGACGCGGTTCCGGGAACGGCTGATGATGAAGACGGAGTCACCCCTGATGGCACCGATGGTTCGACCACGTTGGTGTTCGATGTTTCGGGAATGATGCAAGACGCCGATGGAAGCGAAGACGGCATTTTGCAAGGCGGTCTCTCGTTCAACGATGACGACAGCGACATCCGCACGGCAGCGACCGGCGTGATCCGGTTTCGCACGGTGATCCAAGAGGATTACGCCGACACGTTTGAGTCGGGTGACCGGAGCGTCGATCAAGGCGACGCGATCACCAACAGCACGCTGGAGATCACCGGTGAGGTTCGCGAAAACGTAGAGGAAAACGGTGGCACCGGTGACATCACCAAAGTTCTGCACGAAGAACAAGACAACTCGTCGGCCAGCATCGACATTCAGCGTGGAACTTTGGCAAAAGAAGTCTATGCGATCAATGGCGACACCACCCTGGTCAACGGCCCCGATGGGCTGCCGCAATTGGTGGCAGGCGACCGGGTGACCTACCGAATCACCTACACCTTGCCGTCAAGCGATTTCGAAGACCTCGTGCTGACGGACTTCTTGCCACTGCCCATCTTCGTTGCCGGAGACCACAACGCCGACGGCACCACCGGCGATGTGTGGACCTTCGATGCCGACAATGACTTTGATGCGGTTTCCGGAACCATCGAAGTCGGAGCCAACGACACGTTCTTTGATGATTCCGGAATCACTCCGACGTTGACAGTCAATTCCAGCAACGGCTTGGAAATCGAAATTGGCAACTATGATGATCCTAGCAGTTCCTCCAGGACGATCGAACTGTACCTGACCGTCACGGCTCAAGACACGCCGACGGCGGATGGTTTGCACCTCACCAACATTGTTCGCGTGGAAGAAGGTACCACCCAGCAGACGCCGACGATCATTGATCGCATCGTGCAAATCGAAGTCACGCAGCCGGTGTTGAATGTCACCAAGGGAGTCATCGACGCGGATTCGGCCAACGAGACGTACTCGGGGCCAGTCGGTCCTGCTGGCGTCACATTCGAAGCGGCGGGAACGGCAGCGGGTGGATCACCATTCACAGGCACGATCAACTCCGCCAATTTTGCCACTCAAGGGATTCAAGCGGACATCACCGGTGGTGTCGACGCGGGCGACGTTGTCCGCTACGCCATCGTGGTTGAAAACACCGGTTCCAGTCACAGTGGAGCGTTTGATGTTGCCATTCGAGATGTGTTGCCAGCCGGGATGAACTACGTGGCGGGCAGCTTGCAAGTTGTCGATGGTACCGGAGCAGCGGTTGCCTACACGGGCAGCGATCTCGACCTGTTCACCACCGGCATTGAACTGACTGATCCAAGTCCGACCCAAGGTGCGATCGAAGGCTACGACGCGAACCATGGCAAGAACGTGATCGTGTTGATCTATGACTTGCAAGCCACCGTCGCAGTGAGCCCCGGCGAGACGTTGCCAAACACGGCGAGCGTCACCAATTTTGCGGGCCAGGAATCCGGTGCGAACCACATTCCGGATGGCATCACCGTCACCGCTGATGTGACGACCGACGCCGTCATTGGCACGAAGACACTCGTTGGCACCGAAATCGTGTCGGGCGCCAACGGTCAATATGCCGCAGTCATTGGCGAGCTGGTCAACTACGAAATCACCTTCACCATTCCCGAAGGCACCACCGAGAACGTGACCATCGTCGACACGCTCGACAGCGGTCTCCGATTCGTTGGGCAAACCGGCGTCACCACGAACAACTTGACGATCGAAAACCCGATCACGCCCACCGTCAGCCTGGATGGTCGGCGCGTCACATGGGACCTGGGGGATCTAACCGACACGGACATCAGTGACAACGCCGACGGCACCATCACGATTTCGTATCAAGCGGTGGTCGCCAACACTTCCGGAAACCAATATGGCACGCGACTTGACAACACCGCCGGTTTCAACAGCGAGGATAGCCAACTCACGTCTGTCACTCCTGCCCAGGATGTGAACGTGGTGGAACCGGCCGTGACGATCAGCAACTCAGTTGAAGTGGGAGGCATCGCGAGCCAGACGACTGGTGATGCTGGGGACCCGGTGGAGTACACCGTGGAACTGACCAACACCAGCACCGTCGACGCGTTTGACTTGAACTTTGCGAGTGAACTGCCCACGGTTTCCGATGGTTCATCTGCCATCCTGGGTGCGGCCTTCACGATCAACGACACCGCTGGCCTGCTCGACGCCAGTGACTTTGAACTCATCGGAGACGACGCGACCGGTTACACGTTGCAACTGAAGCCAGGCACCGATTTTGACATGTTGCAATCACAGGCCGGACGCAAAGTCACCTTGAGTGTAACCGGCACGATCGCTCACACCGTCACACCGAATCAATCACTCGTCAATCGCCCTGAGGTGAGCTGGACCAGCCTGGACGGAGACGTCGGCAATCGCTCGACGGAATCGACTGTGGACACCGGTGAGCGTGACGGCACCCCCTCAGGCAGCAACACCCACGACTATCTCGCCAGCAACGCTGCCACCATCACGATCAATGCTCCGGCTTTCAACAAGTCACTGTTCTCGACCAATGAAACAGAAACGTCAGGCAGTGACGTCACCATTGGGGAACAGGCCACGTTCGCCTTGCTGGTTTCTTTGCCAGAAGGGAACTCTTCCGGCATCGTCGTCACCGATTTGATGCCCGATGGGCTGAAATATGTCGGCTACACGTTGGTCACCGACGCGGCCTCTTCGGGCGGACTGATGGTGGCGGACTATGACGGCACACTCAATTCACCCACGGTCGCGGGGGGCGCCGGAGCAGGTGACGATGTCACGTTCACGTTTGACGCGATCAACACGACTGTTGACAACGATGGCACCAACAACTCGTTCTTGATCTTGGTCGAAACGGTCGTGGTGGATGTCGATACCAACGTCGGCACTGCCGCAGGTGCCAACCAAACCCAATTGTCCAACACCGCCACGATTGACGCTCTTGATGATGGTGTGGGGACCAACATCGTGACTTCCAACGCGGCCATCGTCGATGTGGCCGAACCCAATATCAACATCGTCAAGGACATCGTTGATAGTGATGCCAACGCCGGCGACACCATGACGATCCAGTTGGCCGTGTCCAACACAGGGCTCGGCGATGCCTATGATGTGGTGGTCGATGACATTCTCAACGGCAGCCACTACGACCTCAGCAGTGTTTCCGTGGGAGTGGCGGGCAATGAGTACCCAGCCGACTTCACCGCAAATTACAACTCGATGACCGGGGAAATCGAGTACTCCGGCGGAACCATCCTCGCTGGTGACCGTGTGACCTTTGAGGTGACCGCGACGTTGCTCAACACAGTCCAACCGGACGCCGTGCTGATGAACACGGCTCAGGTCAGGCAAGCCACCACGCTTCAGGGTGATGTTGTTGGTGAGCGAAACGACACCGATGCCGACAGCGACTCGGTTCATATTCGCGAACACAGCCTCTCCGGGTTCGTCTACTTCGATGCTGACAATGACGGTGTCAAAGACGCAGGGGAAACTGGGATCGAAAACGTGGAGGTTCGGATTCAAGGCACAGACCATCTTGGTCAGGATGTGGACATCACGATCCAAACCGATGCCGACGGTTCATACTTCTTTGGCGATCTTCGTCCTGGAACTTACTCGATCACGCAGACACAACCCTTGTTCGCTGACAATGGCAAGGCATACCTCGACGGCAAGGACACGCTCGGTGCACCAAGCTTGGTTGGCAGTGACGATTCGTTGAACGATACCTTCACGAATCTGGTATTGCCTCTGTCGAGTGAAGTCGATGGAACCCATTTCAACTTTGGCGAATTGGAAGAAGTCGAACTCAGCGGTTTCGTCTATCACGATGCTGACAACGATGGTGTCCAAGATGCGGGCGAAGTGGGCATCGGCGGTGTCACCATCACGCTGGACGGCGTAGACGACAACGGCGTGATCGCTTCGCAAACGATTGTTACCAACGCGGACGGTTCCTATGCCTTCGACGGACTGCGTCCCGGCACGTACACGCTGACGCAAACGCCGGTGGCAGGCAACGCACCGTCGGGACGTCCGTACATGGACGGCAAAGAGACCGATGGCAACCACGGCAATGGTGATACATCGGTCAACGAAGTCATTTCGTCGATCGACTTGGTCGCTGGCAACACTGGTACAAACTACAATTTCGCCGAAGTCGTCGAGTCGACTGTTTCGGGCTACGTCTATCACGACACCGAAAACGACGGCAGTCGGGCTGGCAACACCGGATTGGGCGGAGTCACGGTCACGTTGACCGGAACCGATGACCTGGGCAACACGGTGAACTTGACGACCACAACCTCTTCGGCGCCGGGGACACTGGGGTACTACGAGTTCACTGGCCTGCGTCCCAGTGATGGTACAGGGTATGTGATCACACAAAGCACGCCAGCTGGTTACCTCGACGGCAAAGACTCCGTCGGTAGTCAAGGCGGGACGCTGAACAACGACGCCATCACCAGCATCATCGTGTCCGATACCGCGGGAACGGAGAACAACTTTGGTGAAATCCTACCGTCTAGCCTCGCTGGGATGGTCTTCAACGACAAAGACCACGATGGCGTGTTGAACAATGACGACGAAGCCATTGAATCGGTGACGATCACGCTGACAGGGGTCGATGATCTCGGAAACGTGGTCCATCGAACCACGCAAACTCAGGCGGATGGAACTTACCGGTTCGACAACCTACGCCCCGCTGACGCATCGGGGTACACGCTGACGGAAATCCAGCCAGCGAACTTCAACGATGGTGTTCATTCGGATGGCTCTTTGGCCAATGGTGATACCACCGTCACCAATGTGATTGGCAGTGTCAATCTGAATCAAGATCAGGACGGCACCGGTTACAACTTTGCCGAACGGGGCGTCGGAATCGAGGGCACCGTGTTTTTGGACGCCAACCGGGACGGCATTCTCGACGGAGGCGAAACTGGTCGCTTGGTAGGCATCACGATCGAACTTTATGCGGCCGACGGAACCACGCTGTTGGATACGACGACGACCGCCGCGGATGGAACCTACCTGTTTGCCGATCGGAAATCAGACACCTACATCGTTCGCCAAGTTCAACCGTCACAGTACACGAGCTCGTCTGCCAATGAACGGACCATCAACGTTCCATTGGCGGGAATGTCAGGCGTGGATTTCGGGGAACAGCTGTGGGAGATCGGTGACACGGTTTACTTCGATCAAGACGGCGACGGTATCCAAGACGCCGGCGAACCCGGCATCGGCAACGTTGGCGTGACCTTGACGTACGCGGGAGCGGACAACACGTTTGGATCCGCGGACGATACCACGCAATTCACCACCACCGATGCCAACGGAGCGTATTCCTTCACCGACCAGTTCAACGGCGATTATCGGATCAGCATCGCCGACGCGTCGCTACCCGGTGGACTTTCGGGGACCGCGGAAATCGATGACGTGAATGTCCTCGTTGATGGCACGTCGCACGTCACTGTCCTGGACGGGCACCGCAACGACGTTGACTTTGGATACGCGAGCACCGGTTCGATTGGAGATTCCGTGTGGTTGGACATCAACGGAGACGGCATTCGACAAGGTCAAGAACGCGGGCTCGCCGATGTCACCGTTGACCTGCAATTTGCGGGTTTGGATGGGATCTTTGGCAACGACGATGACTTCACGATCGAAACCACCACCGACGCAAATGGCGTGTATTCGTTCGATCACTTGCCGGTGGGTGATTACCGCGTCGAAATCGACACCAATGATGCGGACCTGCCCGCTGATCTGGTCGCCAGTCCTGGAGTGGATTCCATCGCGGGCGTCGCGGAAGTCACGCTTGCGGATGGTGAAACCCGGTCCGACATTGACTTTGGGTTCGCCGGTTCGCTCGTCATTGGTGACCGCGTCTACATCGACCACAACGCCGACGGAGGCGGTTTTGACAGCAGCGATGGTGACCGGGGAATCGCAGGTGCCACGGTTTCGCTCGACATCGACTACGACGGAGACGGGACGTTTGACCACACACTGATCACCGCGACCGACGCGGACGGCCAATATCAGTTCAACACACTCATTGCCGGTGATTATCGAGTGCGAGTGGACTCGTCAACACTCGGTGACAACATCGCAACGACCAGCACATACGATCTGGATGCGGTCCACGACGATCAAACGTTGGTCACGCTGACACCCGGCAACGACAACGACACGGCCGATTTTGGATATCCTGGAATCGTTGACTATGCGGTTACAAACATCTCTTCGCTAACGGATGCGGCGCAGGGGGGTGACACCTTCACTTATGAAGTCACTGTCACGAACCTCGGCGAGCGTGACGGCACCGGTGTCGTGGTGGTGGATCAGTTCCCGATGGACATCCTGGACGCAAACGGCATGGCCCATGATCAACCGGGCGACGCCACTTGGGATTTCGCAAATGGCACTTTGACTTGGAACGTGGGGGACCTTGACGTTGGCCAAACCGAAACGCTCACGGTCACCGTGCAGGTGCGTCAAATTCCTCTCGATCCACTTGCCGATCAGATCATCACGACCGCTACCGTCACTGATGACACGCTGAACGGTCCGGAAATCACGGTGTCCAACAACACCGATTCAACTCTTGATGAGCTGATCGTCTTTACGTTTGATTCCTTTACCAACGAAGGCAATTGGGCCAACGACAATCCACGTGACGATCTGCCACAGGGGTGGTGGCACGCCCCGGGAGATCCGACCGAACGACAACTGCGCCCCGTCCCGGTCGATCCAATCTTCAGTGGGTTGGCCGAGCCAGGTACAACGCTCAGCATTCGGATCTATGACGAGAGCGGACGCTTGATCGGAGACCGCCAAGTGGTCGCAGACACCGGTGGAAACTGGTTGGCAACGTTCCCAGGCAGTGTGATTTGGAAGCACCCACATCGCATGGAAATTGAACAGGTCGCTTCCATCGAGAACGCGAACCAGGATGCTGGGTTCAACCTGCGTCGATACTTCCATCCGGCCAACCACTCGTCTCTGATGATGACCGAGCGGTTGACTGTTAGCGGCGTGATGCGAGAGACGGCATATGAAACACTCGAAGTGATACATATCGCACACAACGATCCATTGCAGCTTGGTTGCAAAGCGCATCGTTATCAATTGAACACGGCATCCACCAACGTGTCATCAAAGTAGCGTCGAGCCTGCTTGAGACGCGCCGTCAATCTTCAGACGTTCAATCACGCCCCGTTCGAGGCGTGGTTGAACACGCTGTTTTTGGGCCTGTTTGACGGTCCAGTTCAGCCGAAAGGTGTTGGTGAAAATTCCATTTGCGCGTTTG
Proteins encoded in this region:
- a CDS encoding SdrD B-like domain-containing protein, giving the protein MKFFRSKERRPASSFILRRLEDRILFDAAVDGGVTPDQYDPSAAQAAVDTNASYVEDAASVSNDLSTNQNADAAADESDESTRELILVDTSVQDYVVIVDDLLANENGSRTFEIALLSTDGDGVQQITDILTTRQDLDAIHLITHGEDAALQVGDTWLTADNLDAYAGDIASWGNALTSQGDILIYGCDLADSAEGQQLADSIAALTGGDVAASNDDTGSTDHDADWELEYHHGNVETSVAVSDALQQSYRGILAVGPVVSVGADQEVMIGQEFSFDVTFDNTGTTAGYGPFIDLVFPANGADGAAGTEAPDGIAFSNATYLGQQLTVTKITFPPSGVVEHPYAVDAAGDPLLVTGTPGDQLVVVELPFGSVTQDQPEVTVQINASVSELADMGTPLKIQARSGFRFGDSPVGGVASILSDTDSDVTDPDNAGTSWSEQLAITPTLMSLRTEYVGPENETATGPNHQRQYRAIADIAAGQIITSLDIIDSLPDNIVVTGIDSVVVGGQTLTGADYTDNLASLTGPGANEELVVTISDDYDTLGGGVVGTTSTSDVEVTFSFYVAEMDAVGDEVIGPTGEDDTIANPDSRSINDARAIGDWTPIDTRDAASANNAVADASGSEHILDDKAIAIQKTVAIATDTGAAGATPGDTLEYTLTFQISGYFTFGNIVITDTFQDGQEFDFTYGATFDIIDSQGHVTGNFTVREITDPDGGERLVVDRTQIDRTDDDGPDAVPGTADDEDGVTPDGTDGSTTLVFDVSGMMQDADGSEDGILQGGLSFNDDDSDIRTAATGVIRFRTVIQEDYADTFESGDRSVDQGDAITNSTLEITGEVRENVEENGGTGDITKVLHEEQDNSSASIDIQRGTLAKEVYAINGDTTLVNGPDGLPQLVAGDRVTYRITYTLPSSDFEDLVLTDFLPLPIFVAGDHNADGTTGDVWTFDADNDFDAVSGTIEVGANDTFFDDSGITPTLTVNSSNGLEIEIGNYDDPSSSSRTIELYLTVTAQDTPTADGLHLTNIVRVEEGTTQQTPTIIDRIVQIEVTQPVLNVTKGVIDADSANETYSGPVGPAGVTFEAAGTAAGGSPFTGTINSANFATQGIQADITGGVDAGDVVRYAIVVENTGSSHSGAFDVAIRDVLPAGMNYVAGSLQVVDGTGAAVAYTGSDLDLFTTGIELTDPSPTQGAIEGYDANHGKNVIVLIYDLQATVAVSPGETLPNTASVTNFAGQESGANHIPDGITVTADVTTDAVIGTKTLVGTEIVSGANGQYAAVIGELVNYEITFTIPEGTTENVTIVDTLDSGLRFVGQTGVTTNNLTIENPITPTVSLDGRRVTWDLGDLTDTDISDNADGTITISYQAVVANTSGNQYGTRLDNTAGFNSEDSQLTSVTPAQDVNVVEPAVTISNSVEVGGIASQTTGDAGDPVEYTVELTNTSTVDAFDLNFASELPTVSDGSSAILGAAFTINDTAGLLDASDFELIGDDATGYTLQLKPGTDFDMLQSQAGRKVTLSVTGTIAHTVTPNQSLVNRPEVSWTSLDGDVGNRSTESTVDTGERDGTPSGSNTHDYLASNAATITINAPAFNKSLFSTNETETSGSDVTIGEQATFALLVSLPEGNSSGIVVTDLMPDGLKYVGYTLVTDAASSGGLMVADYDGTLNSPTVAGGAGAGDDVTFTFDAINTTVDNDGTNNSFLILVETVVVDVDTNVGTAAGANQTQLSNTATIDALDDGVGTNIVTSNAAIVDVAEPNINIVKDIVDSDANAGDTMTIQLAVSNTGLGDAYDVVVDDILNGSHYDLSSVSVGVAGNEYPADFTANYNSMTGEIEYSGGTILAGDRVTFEVTATLLNTVQPDAVLMNTAQVRQATTLQGDVVGERNDTDADSDSVHIREHSLSGFVYFDADNDGVKDAGETGIENVEVRIQGTDHLGQDVDITIQTDADGSYFFGDLRPGTYSITQTQPLFADNGKAYLDGKDTLGAPSLVGSDDSLNDTFTNLVLPLSSEVDGTHFNFGELEEVELSGFVYHDADNDGVQDAGEVGIGGVTITLDGVDDNGVIASQTIVTNADGSYAFDGLRPGTYTLTQTPVAGNAPSGRPYMDGKETDGNHGNGDTSVNEVISSIDLVAGNTGTNYNFAEVVESTVSGYVYHDTENDGSRAGNTGLGGVTVTLTGTDDLGNTVNLTTTTSSAPGTLGYYEFTGLRPSDGTGYVITQSTPAGYLDGKDSVGSQGGTLNNDAITSIIVSDTAGTENNFGEILPSSLAGMVFNDKDHDGVLNNDDEAIESVTITLTGVDDLGNVVHRTTQTQADGTYRFDNLRPADASGYTLTEIQPANFNDGVHSDGSLANGDTTVTNVIGSVNLNQDQDGTGYNFAERGVGIEGTVFLDANRDGILDGGETGRLVGITIELYAADGTTLLDTTTTAADGTYLFADRKSDTYIVRQVQPSQYTSSSANERTINVPLAGMSGVDFGEQLWEIGDTVYFDQDGDGIQDAGEPGIGNVGVTLTYAGADNTFGSADDTTQFTTTDANGAYSFTDQFNGDYRISIADASLPGGLSGTAEIDDVNVLVDGTSHVTVLDGHRNDVDFGYASTGSIGDSVWLDINGDGIRQGQERGLADVTVDLQFAGLDGIFGNDDDFTIETTTDANGVYSFDHLPVGDYRVEIDTNDADLPADLVASPGVDSIAGVAEVTLADGETRSDIDFGFAGSLVIGDRVYIDHNADGGGFDSSDGDRGIAGATVSLDIDYDGDGTFDHTLITATDADGQYQFNTLIAGDYRVRVDSSTLGDNIATTSTYDLDAVHDDQTLVTLTPGNDNDTADFGYPGIVDYAVTNISSLTDAAQGGDTFTYEVTVTNLGERDGTGVVVVDQFPMDILDANGMAHDQPGDATWDFANGTLTWNVGDLDVGQTETLTVTVQVRQIPLDPLADQIITTATVTDDTLNGPEITVSNNTDSTLDELIVFTFDSFTNEGNWANDNPRDDLPQGWWHAPGDPTERQLRPVPVDPIFSGLAEPGTTLSIRIYDESGRLIGDRQVVADTGGNWLATFPGSVIWKHPHRMEIEQVASIENANQDAGFNLRRYFHPANHSSLMMTERLTVSGVMRETAYETLEVIHIAHNDPLQLGCKAHRYQLNTASTNVSSK
- a CDS encoding glycerophosphodiester phosphodiesterase codes for the protein MNRLPMFRCVLMCQLLASLMLGWNCHAEDTDQLPLILAHRGGAHEYEENTMEGFQACYERGIRGFETDIRMTKDGVLVLLHDDSLDRTHDASGPVEEMLASELNSVRTKKGQSFLLLEDFLQYFQDKPGVYLELEMKTKNKALYPDARVSEYCQKLHALAKQYKPAGSDYLFTSFDERPLVTMRQLDADWPTAIIASQPLSDEFIERAKRLQATHIACRITGTSRDMVKKAQELGYKINGWPGHRVEDYYLAIGLGLDVACTDIPTVIQKTKESLPTETNP